A portion of the Pseudomonas sp. GR 6-02 genome contains these proteins:
- a CDS encoding anhydro-N-acetylmuramic acid kinase, giving the protein MVLYIGVMSGTSLDGLDIALIEQAPAIKLIATHYIPMPESLRAELLGLCASGPDEIARSAIAQQNWVKLAAQGIHTLLDQQNLKPDDIRAIGSHGQTIRHEPARGFTVQIGNPALLTELTGITVVSDFRSRDVAAGGQGAPLVPAFHEALFEQQPGNRAVLNVGGFSNLSLIEPGKPVAGFDCGPGNVLLDAWIHRQRGDNFDRDGQWAASGKVEPALLNELLSDPFFVTQGPKSTGREVFNLPWLMQHLSQLPTFAAENVQATLLELTALTIVESLQSAQSDTRELLVCGGGAHNATLMKRLASLLPNAKVSSTAAYGVDPDWVEAMAFAWLAHCCLEGIATNRPSVTGARGLRILGAIYPA; this is encoded by the coding sequence ATGGTGCTCTATATAGGTGTGATGTCCGGGACCAGCCTTGATGGCCTGGACATTGCGCTGATCGAGCAAGCCCCGGCGATCAAGCTGATCGCCACGCATTACATCCCCATGCCCGAATCCCTGCGCGCCGAGCTGCTTGGCTTGTGCGCCAGCGGTCCGGACGAGATTGCCCGCTCCGCCATTGCCCAGCAAAACTGGGTGAAGCTGGCCGCACAGGGCATTCACACCCTCCTCGACCAACAAAACCTCAAGCCCGACGACATTCGCGCGATTGGCAGCCACGGCCAGACCATTCGCCACGAACCGGCACGCGGGTTCACGGTGCAGATCGGCAACCCTGCGCTGCTCACCGAGCTGACCGGCATCACCGTGGTCAGCGATTTCCGCAGCCGCGACGTAGCCGCTGGCGGACAAGGCGCCCCATTGGTTCCGGCCTTTCACGAAGCCTTGTTTGAACAGCAGCCCGGTAACCGCGCAGTGCTGAACGTCGGCGGGTTCAGTAACCTCAGCCTGATCGAACCCGGCAAGCCTGTCGCGGGTTTTGACTGCGGCCCGGGGAATGTCCTGCTGGATGCCTGGATTCACCGGCAACGCGGCGACAACTTCGATCGCGATGGCCAATGGGCCGCCAGCGGCAAGGTTGAACCGGCTCTGTTGAATGAGCTGCTCAGTGATCCGTTCTTTGTAACTCAAGGCCCGAAGAGCACTGGCCGCGAAGTGTTCAATCTGCCATGGCTGATGCAGCATCTGTCACAACTGCCAACCTTCGCAGCCGAAAACGTACAGGCCACACTGCTTGAGCTGACCGCCCTGACCATCGTCGAGTCATTGCAAAGCGCTCAATCGGATACCCGGGAGCTGCTGGTCTGCGGCGGTGGCGCACACAACGCCACGTTGATGAAACGGTTGGCCAGCCTGTTGCCGAACGCGAAAGTCAGCAGCACTGCCGCTTATGGTGTAGACCCGGACTGGGTTGAAGCCATGGCCTTTGCCTGGCTGGCTCATTGCTGCCTGGAAGGTATCGCGACCAACCGCCCAAGCGTCACCGGCGCCCGTGGCCTGCGCATTCTCGGCGCCATCTACCCCGCCTGA
- the erpA gene encoding iron-sulfur cluster insertion protein ErpA translates to MSVESFTPTALQFTHGAAHKVKSLVDEEGNDRLKLRVFVTGGGCSGFQYGFTFDEEVADDDTIVEREGVSLVVDPMSFQYLAGAEVDYQEGLEGSRFVIKNPNATTTCGCGSSFSI, encoded by the coding sequence ATGAGCGTCGAATCCTTCACCCCCACGGCTTTGCAATTCACCCACGGTGCTGCGCACAAGGTGAAGAGCCTGGTCGATGAAGAGGGGAATGATCGCTTGAAGCTGCGCGTATTCGTTACGGGCGGCGGTTGTTCAGGGTTTCAGTACGGCTTCACCTTCGATGAAGAAGTGGCCGATGACGACACCATTGTCGAGCGCGAAGGCGTCAGCCTGGTGGTCGATCCGATGAGCTTCCAGTACCTGGCAGGTGCCGAGGTGGATTATCAGGAAGGTCTGGAAGGTTCGCGTTTCGTGATCAAGAACCCGAACGCCACCACCACGTGTGGCTGCGGCTCTTCGTTCTCGATCTGA
- the argC gene encoding N-acetyl-gamma-glutamyl-phosphate reductase → MVKVGIVGGTGYTGVELLRLLAQHPQAEVVVITSRSEAGLAVADMYPNLRGHYDGLAFSVPDIKTLGACDVVFFATPHGVAHALAGELLAAGTKVIDLSADFRLQDADEWAKWYGQPHGAPELLEEAVYGLPEVNREQIKQARLIAVPGCYPTATQLGFLPLLEAGLADTTRLIADCKSGVSGAGRGASVGSLYSETSESMKAYAVKGHRHLPEIRQGLRRAAGKEVGLTFVPHLTPMIRGIHSTLYATVVDRSVDLQALFEKRYANEPFVDVMPAGSHPETRSVRGANVCRIAVHRPQDGDLVVVLSVIDNLVKGASGQAVQNLNILFGLDERLGLSHAGMLP, encoded by the coding sequence ATGGTCAAGGTCGGTATCGTCGGCGGCACGGGTTACACCGGTGTCGAACTGCTGCGTCTGTTGGCACAGCATCCGCAGGCAGAAGTGGTGGTGATCACTTCCCGATCCGAGGCCGGCCTGGCCGTGGCCGACATGTACCCGAACCTGCGTGGCCATTACGACGGCCTGGCGTTCAGCGTTCCGGACATCAAGACCCTCGGGGCTTGCGACGTGGTGTTCTTCGCCACGCCGCACGGTGTCGCCCATGCCCTGGCGGGTGAATTGCTGGCTGCCGGAACCAAGGTCATCGACCTGTCGGCAGACTTCCGTTTGCAAGACGCCGATGAATGGGCCAAGTGGTACGGCCAGCCGCATGGTGCGCCGGAACTGCTGGAGGAAGCGGTCTACGGCTTGCCGGAAGTCAATCGCGAGCAGATCAAGCAGGCACGCCTGATTGCTGTACCGGGTTGCTACCCGACCGCGACGCAATTGGGTTTCCTGCCATTGCTCGAAGCCGGTCTGGCCGATACCACACGTTTGATCGCTGACTGCAAATCCGGTGTCAGCGGTGCCGGTCGTGGCGCTTCGGTAGGTTCGCTGTACTCCGAGACGTCGGAAAGCATGAAGGCCTATGCCGTAAAAGGTCACCGTCACTTGCCGGAAATCCGTCAGGGGCTGCGTCGTGCCGCGGGCAAGGAGGTCGGCCTGACCTTCGTTCCGCACCTGACGCCGATGATTCGCGGTATTCACTCGACGCTCTACGCGACCGTCGTGGACCGCTCGGTGGATCTGCAGGCTCTGTTCGAAAAGCGTTATGCCAACGAACCGTTCGTCGACGTAATGCCAGCCGGCAGCCATCCGGAAACCCGCAGCGTGCGTGGTGCCAACGTTTGCCGTATCGCCGTGCATCGTCCGCAGGATGGTGATCTGGTGGTGGTGTTGTCGGTCATCGACAATCTGGTCAAAGGCGCGTCGGGTCAGGCTGTGCAGAACCTGAATATCCTCTTCGGTCTGGATGAGCGCCTGGGTCTTTCCCATGCGGGCATGCTGCCGTAA
- the hemJ gene encoding protoporphyrinogen oxidase HemJ, producing the protein MLYLWLKALHIISMVCWFAGLFYLPRLFVYHAQSEDTVSKERFSIMERKLYRGIMGPAMIATLVFGIWLISLNPSAYFGQGAWMHAKLTLVVILIGYHHMCGAQVKRFARGENTRSHVFYRWFNEVPVLILLAIVILVVVRPF; encoded by the coding sequence ATGCTTTATCTGTGGCTCAAAGCGCTTCACATCATCAGCATGGTCTGCTGGTTTGCCGGCCTGTTTTACCTGCCGCGCCTGTTCGTCTATCACGCGCAAAGCGAAGACACCGTCAGCAAGGAACGCTTCAGCATCATGGAGCGCAAGCTGTACCGAGGCATCATGGGGCCAGCGATGATCGCCACCCTGGTGTTCGGCATTTGGCTAATCAGCCTCAACCCGAGCGCCTATTTCGGCCAGGGCGCGTGGATGCACGCCAAGCTGACCCTGGTGGTGATCCTGATCGGCTACCATCACATGTGCGGCGCACAGGTAAAACGTTTTGCCCGTGGCGAAAACACCCGCAGCCATGTCTTTTATCGCTGGTTCAATGAAGTGCCGGTTCTGATATTGCTGGCTATCGTAATTCTGGTCGTCGTCCGGCCGTTTTAA
- a CDS encoding NAD(P)H-dependent flavin oxidoreductase: protein MSLPALLEQRLRLPVVAAPMFLISNPELVLACCRNGVVGSFPALNQRESSGFKAWLEEIEAGLATLENPAPYAVNLIVHHSNPRLQADLAICIEHKVPIVITSLGAVKEVVDAVHSYGGLVFHDVTTRRHAEKAAEAGVDGLIAVAAGAGGHAGTWSPFSLIAEIRQFFDKTLLLAGCLNHGHEILAAQLLGADLAYFGTRFIGTTESHAPDAYKEMLLTARAADIVHTPAVSGVPASFMRQSLEAAGFDMAALQSKGEVDFGSKLKPLNDEAKAWKTVWSAGQGVGEIEDLPSVDQLVERLGTEYRKALELAAALPKRWPR, encoded by the coding sequence ATGTCGCTGCCCGCTCTGCTCGAACAACGCTTGCGACTGCCGGTGGTGGCGGCACCGATGTTCCTGATCTCCAACCCTGAGCTGGTGCTCGCCTGCTGCCGTAATGGCGTGGTGGGCAGTTTCCCTGCGCTGAACCAGCGTGAGAGCAGTGGGTTCAAGGCCTGGCTGGAAGAAATCGAAGCAGGGTTGGCGACACTGGAAAACCCCGCGCCTTACGCGGTGAACCTGATCGTCCACCACAGCAATCCGCGATTGCAGGCGGACCTGGCGATCTGCATCGAACACAAAGTACCGATCGTGATCACCAGCCTCGGCGCCGTGAAGGAAGTGGTCGATGCCGTGCACAGCTACGGTGGCCTGGTGTTTCACGACGTGACGACCCGTCGCCACGCAGAAAAAGCCGCCGAAGCCGGTGTCGACGGTTTGATTGCCGTTGCCGCGGGGGCCGGTGGTCACGCCGGGACCTGGAGCCCGTTTTCGCTGATCGCCGAGATTCGCCAGTTTTTCGACAAGACCCTGCTGCTGGCTGGCTGCCTGAACCATGGCCACGAGATTCTTGCCGCGCAATTGCTCGGTGCGGATCTGGCCTACTTCGGTACGCGATTTATCGGCACCACCGAAAGTCATGCGCCTGACGCCTACAAGGAGATGCTCCTGACTGCCAGAGCCGCGGACATCGTCCATACTCCAGCGGTGTCTGGGGTTCCGGCAAGCTTCATGCGTCAGAGCCTGGAGGCCGCCGGTTTCGACATGGCTGCGCTGCAAAGCAAGGGCGAGGTGGACTTCGGCTCCAAGCTCAAGCCGTTGAACGATGAAGCCAAAGCCTGGAAAACCGTGTGGTCTGCGGGCCAGGGTGTCGGGGAGATCGAGGATCTGCCGAGTGTCGATCAACTGGTCGAACGTCTCGGCACCGAATACCGCAAGGCGCTGGAACTGGCGGCAGCACTGCCCAAGCGCTGGCCGCGCTGA
- a CDS encoding DUF805 domain-containing protein: protein MSENRFKIVFDGALLPGVDATTAKLNLAELFKSDVAAIERLFSGRTVALKRDLSHADAQTYLQALTKTGIDARIEAEPSIELNLSDVHVSPPPSAEPDSPYAPPRATVGEALPEFATLKAFSFSGRIGRLRFLAWTMALTLVTLGIGSVLAIFGFGLISTNSTAGLIVAGLLAVILIVILAFISIQFSVQRLHDIGWSGWLWLLNLVPFVGGAFPFVIMIVPGNNTANRYGAPPPPNSNAVRVLASLWLVFIAIMFVGGLTGGLTAIQDEYESATDSAYQSSSVTTDEVEAAPVEVDSAADSTDDAAEAAQPPVDSAKE from the coding sequence ATGAGCGAAAACCGTTTCAAGATCGTCTTCGATGGTGCTTTGCTGCCCGGTGTTGATGCCACCACCGCCAAGCTCAATCTCGCCGAGCTGTTCAAAAGCGATGTCGCAGCCATCGAACGCCTGTTCAGTGGCCGGACGGTTGCGCTCAAACGCGACCTGTCACACGCCGACGCGCAAACTTATCTTCAGGCGCTGACGAAAACCGGCATCGATGCCCGAATCGAAGCCGAACCCTCGATCGAGCTGAACCTGTCCGACGTTCACGTCAGCCCGCCGCCATCGGCAGAGCCCGATTCCCCCTACGCTCCGCCACGCGCCACGGTCGGCGAAGCGCTGCCGGAGTTCGCCACACTCAAGGCATTCAGTTTCAGTGGCCGCATCGGCCGACTGCGCTTTCTGGCCTGGACAATGGCTCTGACGCTGGTGACGTTGGGCATTGGCTCGGTGCTGGCCATTTTCGGCTTCGGCCTCATCAGCACCAACTCGACTGCCGGCCTGATTGTCGCGGGTCTGCTGGCCGTTATTCTGATCGTGATACTCGCGTTCATCAGCATTCAGTTCAGTGTGCAGCGCCTGCACGATATCGGCTGGTCTGGATGGCTCTGGCTGTTGAACCTTGTGCCGTTCGTGGGGGGCGCTTTCCCGTTCGTGATAATGATCGTGCCGGGTAACAACACTGCCAATCGATATGGCGCACCGCCGCCGCCCAACAGCAATGCAGTCAGGGTACTGGCTTCATTGTGGCTGGTGTTTATTGCGATCATGTTCGTTGGCGGGCTGACCGGAGGTCTCACGGCAATTCAGGATGAGTACGAAAGCGCCACTGATAGCGCCTATCAAAGCAGCTCCGTGACCACCGATGAAGTCGAAGCTGCGCCCGTCGAAGTCGACTCGGCAGCAGATTCAACCGACGATGCAGCCGAAGCGGCCCAGCCCCCTGTAGACTCTGCAAAAGAATGA
- a CDS encoding SDR family NAD(P)-dependent oxidoreductase → MTRYALITGASSGIGLAMAEALARRGRSLLLVARQRDQLESIAIELTQRFGVEVLFRACDLGEPLRLSGFLLELEEGERQIDLLVNCAGIGTCGPFLAQDWMTEQDLIEVNILALTRLCHAIGNSMALQGGGQILNVASVAAFHPGPWMSTYYASKAYVLNFSEGLRVELKKCAVKVSVLCPGPTRTAFFRTAQLNTDKLGESKLLMSPEEVALYTVRALEKNRAIIIPGRLNRWFTFLPRLGSRWLTRTIAGMVNKAYCPR, encoded by the coding sequence ATGACCCGTTACGCTCTGATCACTGGCGCTTCCAGCGGCATCGGCCTGGCAATGGCCGAAGCGCTGGCCCGGCGCGGCCGCAGCCTGCTATTGGTGGCCCGACAGCGTGATCAGCTGGAAAGTATTGCGATTGAACTGACTCAACGTTTTGGCGTGGAAGTTTTGTTTCGTGCCTGTGACCTGGGTGAACCGTTGCGCCTGTCCGGATTTCTACTGGAGCTGGAGGAAGGTGAGCGGCAAATCGATCTGCTGGTCAACTGCGCCGGCATCGGTACCTGTGGCCCATTCCTGGCCCAGGACTGGATGACCGAGCAGGACCTGATCGAAGTGAACATCCTGGCCCTCACTCGCTTGTGTCATGCCATTGGTAACAGCATGGCCTTGCAGGGCGGCGGGCAGATTCTGAACGTCGCCTCGGTTGCGGCGTTCCATCCCGGCCCCTGGATGAGCACTTATTACGCCAGCAAGGCTTATGTGCTGAATTTTTCCGAAGGCTTGCGCGTCGAACTGAAAAAATGCGCGGTCAAGGTGTCGGTGCTCTGCCCCGGCCCGACCCGCACGGCGTTTTTTCGCACCGCGCAACTGAACACCGACAAGCTGGGCGAGAGCAAATTGCTGATGAGCCCAGAGGAAGTCGCGCTCTACACCGTGCGCGCCCTGGAGAAAAATCGCGCCATTATCATCCCCGGTCGCCTGAATCGCTGGTTCACCTTCTTGCCACGGCTCGGCTCCCGCTGGCTGACCCGGACAATCGCGGGCATGGTCAATAAGGCGTACTGCCCGCGCTGA
- a CDS encoding histidine triad nucleotide-binding protein → MDTLFTKIINREIPAKIIYEDDQVLAFHDIAPQAPVHFLVVPKKPVRTLNDLTEDDKALAGHILFTAQRLALELGCEEGFRVVMNCNELGGQTVYHIHMHVLGQRQMHWPPG, encoded by the coding sequence GTGGATACTCTGTTCACCAAGATCATCAACCGGGAAATCCCGGCGAAGATCATTTACGAGGACGACCAGGTACTGGCCTTCCACGACATCGCCCCACAGGCCCCCGTGCATTTCCTGGTGGTCCCGAAGAAACCGGTGCGCACCCTTAACGATCTCACCGAGGACGATAAGGCTCTGGCCGGGCATATTCTGTTCACCGCGCAGCGTCTGGCTCTGGAACTGGGCTGTGAAGAAGGTTTCCGGGTGGTCATGAACTGCAATGAATTGGGCGGGCAGACCGTTTATCACATTCATATGCACGTGCTGGGTCAGCGCCAGATGCACTGGCCTCCGGGCTGA
- the coq7 gene encoding 2-polyprenyl-3-methyl-6-methoxy-1,4-benzoquinone monooxygenase → MTTQRHYSPIDRLLLQADAAMRTLLPFSGQPYRPSPAIVQPDAQMNDEDTRHVAGLMRINHTGEVCAQALYQGQALTAKLPQVRAAMEHAAEEEIDHLVWCEQRIHQLGSHTSILNPLFYGMSFGIGAVAGLISDKVSLGFVAATEHQVCKHLNEHLEQLPAEDEKSRAILEQMRIDEEHHAESALDAGGFRFPAPVKFGMSLLAKVMTKSTYRI, encoded by the coding sequence ATGACTACCCAACGTCACTACTCGCCAATTGACCGTCTTCTGCTGCAAGCCGATGCCGCGATGCGTACTTTGCTGCCCTTCAGCGGTCAGCCCTACCGTCCGTCGCCTGCCATCGTGCAGCCGGATGCGCAAATGAACGACGAGGACACCCGGCACGTCGCCGGTTTGATGCGCATCAACCATACCGGCGAAGTCTGTGCCCAGGCGCTGTATCAAGGTCAAGCCCTGACCGCCAAGTTGCCGCAAGTGCGCGCTGCCATGGAACATGCCGCCGAAGAAGAAATCGATCATCTGGTCTGGTGCGAACAGCGCATCCACCAGTTGGGCAGCCACACCAGCATTCTCAATCCGCTGTTCTACGGAATGTCGTTCGGGATTGGCGCGGTGGCCGGGTTGATCAGCGACAAAGTCAGCCTGGGTTTCGTTGCCGCCACCGAGCATCAGGTTTGCAAACACCTGAACGAACACCTTGAACAACTGCCCGCCGAGGACGAAAAATCCCGGGCGATCCTTGAGCAGATGCGCATTGATGAAGAACATCACGCCGAAAGTGCGCTGGATGCTGGAGGGTTCCGTTTTCCTGCGCCGGTGAAGTTCGGAATGAGTCTGCTGGCCAAGGTGATGACCAAGAGCACTTATCGGATCTGA
- the speD gene encoding adenosylmethionine decarboxylase codes for MKSKLKLHGFNNLTKTLSFNIYDICYAETPQDQQAYVEYINKEYNAKRLTQILTEVVDIIGANILNIASQDYEPQGASVTILISEEPVTPTDSQIEESPGPLPEIILAHLDKSHITVHTYPEIHPVDGIATFRVDIDVSTCGVISPLKALNFLIHQFDSDIVTVDYRVRGFTRDVEGKKHFIDHEINSIQNYLSEDTRDAYQMTDVNVYQENLFHTKMLLKNFELDNYLFGDATSNLSSEQRAQVTERVKHEMLEIFYARNMPS; via the coding sequence GTGAAAAGCAAACTCAAGCTCCACGGGTTCAATAACCTGACAAAGACCTTGAGCTTCAACATCTATGACATCTGCTACGCGGAAACCCCGCAAGACCAGCAGGCTTACGTCGAGTACATCAATAAAGAGTACAACGCCAAGCGCCTGACGCAGATCCTCACAGAAGTTGTCGATATCATTGGTGCCAATATCCTGAACATCGCCAGTCAGGACTATGAACCCCAGGGCGCCAGCGTCACGATTCTGATCTCTGAAGAGCCGGTAACCCCCACCGACAGTCAGATTGAAGAGTCTCCGGGCCCGTTGCCCGAAATCATCCTGGCCCACCTCGACAAGAGCCACATCACGGTGCACACCTACCCGGAAATCCATCCGGTGGACGGTATCGCGACGTTCCGTGTGGACATCGACGTGTCGACCTGTGGCGTCATTTCACCGCTCAAGGCGCTCAATTTTCTGATTCACCAGTTCGATTCGGATATCGTGACTGTGGATTACCGCGTGCGCGGCTTCACCCGTGACGTTGAAGGCAAGAAACACTTCATCGACCACGAGATCAACTCGATCCAGAACTATCTCTCCGAAGACACCCGCGACGCGTACCAGATGACCGACGTGAACGTGTATCAGGAAAACCTGTTCCACACCAAAATGCTGTTGAAGAACTTCGAACTGGATAACTACCTGTTCGGCGACGCCACCAGCAACCTGTCCTCTGAGCAGCGTGCCCAGGTGACTGAGCGTGTAAAACACGAAATGCTTGAAATCTTCTACGCGCGCAACATGCCGAGCTGA
- a CDS encoding OsmC family protein, which yields MKARIQWAGEAMFLGESGSGHVVVMDGPPDAGGRNLGVRPMEMLLLGVGGCSNFDVVSILKKSRQAVESCEAFLEAERATEDPKVFTKIHMHFVVKGRGLKEAQVKRAIELSAEKYCSASIMLGAAGVAITHDYEIIELG from the coding sequence ATGAAGGCACGCATCCAATGGGCAGGCGAAGCCATGTTCCTCGGTGAATCCGGCAGCGGTCATGTCGTGGTCATGGACGGTCCGCCCGATGCCGGCGGTCGCAACCTGGGTGTCCGCCCGATGGAAATGCTCCTGCTGGGTGTTGGTGGTTGCAGCAATTTCGATGTGGTCAGCATCCTCAAGAAGTCGCGTCAGGCCGTCGAAAGCTGCGAAGCCTTCCTCGAAGCCGAGCGTGCGACCGAAGATCCGAAGGTGTTCACCAAGATCCACATGCACTTCGTGGTCAAGGGACGCGGGCTGAAAGAAGCCCAGGTCAAGCGCGCCATCGAGCTGTCGGCCGAGAAGTACTGCTCGGCCTCGATCATGCTCGGCGCGGCTGGCGTGGCGATTACCCACGACTACGAGATTATCGAGCTCGGTTGA
- the crp gene encoding cAMP-activated global transcriptional regulator CRP has product MVAITPISKIKNLDKLLMHCQRRRYAAKSNIICAGDRSDTLFFIIKGSVTILIEDDDGREMIIAYLNSGDFFGELGLFEQAGLEQERSAWVRAKVECEVAEISYAKFRELSQQDPDILYVLSGQIAQRLRNTTRKVGDLAFFDVTGRVARCLLELCKQPDAMTHPDGMQIKVTRQEIGRIVGCSREMVGRVLKDLEERNLVDVKGKTMVVFGTR; this is encoded by the coding sequence ATGGTTGCTATTACCCCCATATCCAAAATCAAGAACCTCGACAAACTGTTGATGCACTGCCAGCGCCGTCGCTATGCCGCCAAGAGCAACATCATTTGTGCCGGCGACCGCTCGGACACGTTGTTCTTCATCATCAAGGGTTCGGTGACCATCCTGATCGAGGATGACGACGGCCGTGAAATGATCATTGCCTACCTCAACTCCGGCGACTTCTTCGGTGAACTGGGTCTGTTCGAGCAAGCAGGACTGGAACAGGAGCGCAGCGCCTGGGTTCGCGCCAAAGTCGAATGCGAAGTCGCGGAAATCAGCTACGCGAAATTCCGCGAGTTGTCTCAACAGGATCCAGACATTCTTTACGTGCTCAGCGGACAAATCGCACAACGCCTGCGCAATACCACGCGCAAGGTCGGCGACCTTGCATTCTTCGACGTGACCGGCCGCGTGGCGCGCTGCCTGCTGGAGCTGTGCAAGCAGCCAGACGCCATGACCCACCCGGATGGCATGCAGATCAAGGTGACCCGCCAGGAGATCGGCCGGATTGTCGGTTGTTCCCGTGAGATGGTCGGCCGCGTGCTCAAGGATCTGGAAGAACGCAACCTGGTCGACGTCAAAGGCAAGACCATGGTGGTCTTCGGTACGCGCTAG
- a CDS encoding lipoate--protein ligase family protein: MSQPTSLTIEAGLLAEQDLLAHVCTGDSEFGLLFWQPTDQALVMPRRLNRLPGFEAACEISAAAGWPVLLRETGGEPVPQSASTLNIALVYAPPRSEGDQNRIETAYRRLCDPICQLLDELGGVSSLGEIEGAFCDGRFNVNLDGRKMVGTAQRWRQSKGGQRPVGLVHGAMLIDNERESMVAAVNRFNEACGLEQRVRAESHIALHEKFAAPDALERLDALYRQILAEVLGA, from the coding sequence ATGTCCCAGCCAACCTCTCTGACCATCGAAGCCGGCCTGCTCGCCGAACAGGACCTGTTGGCCCATGTGTGCACCGGTGATTCGGAGTTCGGCTTGCTGTTCTGGCAACCCACAGACCAGGCATTGGTCATGCCGCGCCGCTTGAATCGCTTGCCGGGTTTCGAGGCAGCGTGCGAGATATCAGCCGCTGCCGGTTGGCCGGTACTGCTGCGCGAAACCGGCGGCGAGCCGGTGCCGCAATCGGCATCGACCCTCAACATCGCGCTGGTCTACGCGCCACCGCGTAGCGAGGGCGACCAGAACCGGATCGAAACCGCCTATCGCCGACTCTGTGACCCGATTTGCCAGCTGCTTGACGAGTTGGGCGGTGTGTCGTCCCTGGGCGAAATTGAAGGCGCGTTCTGCGATGGCCGTTTCAACGTCAACCTCGATGGTCGCAAGATGGTCGGTACCGCTCAGCGCTGGCGGCAGAGCAAGGGCGGTCAGCGTCCGGTCGGGCTGGTGCACGGGGCGATGCTGATCGATAACGAGCGAGAGTCAATGGTCGCGGCGGTCAATCGTTTCAACGAAGCCTGCGGTCTGGAACAGCGGGTTCGCGCAGAAAGCCACATTGCCCTGCATGAAAAATTTGCCGCTCCTGATGCACTGGAACGGCTCGATGCGTTGTATCGCCAAATACTGGCAGAAGTGCTCGGGGCTTAA
- the trpC gene encoding indole-3-glycerol phosphate synthase TrpC — MSVPTVLEKILARKVQEVAERSARVSLAELENLAKAADAPRGFAKALIDQAKKKQPAVIAEIKKASPSKGVIRENFVPADIARSYEKGGATCLSVLTDIDYFQGADAYLQQARAACKLPVIRKDFMIDPYQIIESRALGADCVLLIVSALDDVKMAELAAVAKSVGLDVLVEVHDGDELERALKTLDTPLVGVNNRNLHTFEVSLETTLDLLPRIPRNRLVVTESGILNRADVELMEISDVYAFLVGEAFMRAESPGTELQRLFFPERGVPVSGSTLD; from the coding sequence ATGAGTGTACCGACGGTTCTGGAAAAAATTCTGGCCCGCAAAGTCCAGGAAGTCGCCGAGCGTAGCGCTCGTGTGAGCCTGGCAGAGCTGGAAAACCTGGCCAAGGCGGCCGATGCACCCCGTGGTTTCGCCAAGGCATTGATCGATCAGGCCAAGAAGAAACAGCCGGCGGTGATTGCTGAAATCAAGAAAGCTTCGCCAAGCAAGGGCGTGATTCGCGAGAACTTCGTGCCTGCGGACATTGCCAGGAGTTACGAGAAGGGCGGGGCTACTTGCCTGTCGGTGCTCACCGACATCGACTACTTCCAGGGTGCGGATGCGTATCTGCAACAAGCCCGGGCGGCGTGCAAGCTGCCGGTGATCCGCAAAGACTTCATGATCGATCCGTACCAGATCATCGAGTCCCGCGCCCTGGGCGCTGATTGCGTGCTGTTGATCGTCTCCGCACTGGATGACGTGAAAATGGCCGAGCTGGCGGCCGTGGCCAAAAGTGTCGGCCTCGATGTGCTGGTGGAAGTCCACGATGGCGACGAGCTGGAGCGGGCCTTGAAAACCCTCGACACGCCGCTGGTGGGCGTGAACAACCGCAACCTGCACACCTTCGAGGTCAGCCTGGAAACCACCCTCGACTTGTTGCCGCGTATTCCGCGTAATCGTCTGGTGGTCACCGAGAGTGGCATTCTTAACCGCGCCGATGTCGAGCTGATGGAAATCAGCGACGTGTATGCGTTCCTGGTCGGCGAAGCGTTCATGCGCGCCGAAAGCCCGGGTACTGAACTGCAGCGCCTGTTCTTTCCTGAGCGCGGTGTTCCAGTGAGCGGCTCTACGCTCGACTGA